CTCCGCACCCCACGGACCTCCCCGTGGGCGCGTTCCCGAGCAGCAACGGGACCACCCGATTCCGCGTCTGGGCTCCCCGCGCGCAGCACGTCCAAGTCGAGCTACTGGACACGCATCGCGCGTCGAGTGGGGCGCTCGATTCGCTACGCGTTCACCGTCGTGCGACGTTGGATCCGATCGGCTTTGGGCTCTTCGAGGGGGAGCTCACTTGCGACCCCGAAAGCGACTATGCGTTCCGCCTCGACAAGTCGCTGCGTCGCGCAGACCCCGCATCCCGTTGGCAACCGTTCGGCGTCCATGGCCCCTCACGTGTCTTCGATAGCAGTCAACTCGAGCTGGGCAGCGCTACTTGGAGGCGGCCCACTCGGGAACGCTTGGTGCTTTACCAGGTGCATGTCGGCACGTACTCCCCAACCGGAGACTTCGCGGGCGTTGCTTCGGACATCCCGCGACTCGCTGACCTGGGCATCAATGCCCTGCAGCTGATGCCCATCGCCGAGTTCCCGGGACGCAGGAACTGGGGCTACGACGGTGTGTTTCCGTACGCGGTTCAATCGAGCTATGGCGGCCCAAAGGGCCTAGCGACCTTGGTCGCAGCGTGTCACCGCGCAGGCGTCGCGCTGTACCTCGACCTCGTGTTCAATCACCTTGGTCCGGAAGGCAACAACACCTCTGACTTCGGCCCGTACTCGAACTCCAGAATCAACACTCCGTGGGGCCACGCGCTGAACTTCGATGAGGCCGGAGCCGCGTGTGTGCGGCGTTTCTTCATCGACAATACCCTGTACTGGAGTCGAGAGTTTCGCATCGATGGGTTTCGTTTCGACGCGATTGCGCAAATCTTCGATAGCTCCCCGACTCATATTCTCCAGGAGATCAACCAGGCGCTGCCCGACGCCCCCCTGCATCTGAACGTCGCGGAGAGTGAACTGAACGCGAATCGCGTGCTCACCCAAGCTCCGTGCGGCCTTGGCTTCGACGCCCAGTGGAACGACGACTTTCATCACGCATTGATCGCAAGGCTGACGGGAAATCGCAGCGCTTTCCTCTGCGATTTT
This Polyangiaceae bacterium DNA region includes the following protein-coding sequences:
- a CDS encoding malto-oligosyltrehalose trehalohydrolase; protein product: MSRTSRTPHPTDLPVGAFPSSNGTTRFRVWAPRAQHVQVELLDTHRASSGALDSLRVHRRATLDPIGFGLFEGELTCDPESDYAFRLDKSLRRADPASRWQPFGVHGPSRVFDSSQLELGSATWRRPTRERLVLYQVHVGTYSPTGDFAGVASDIPRLADLGINALQLMPIAEFPGRRNWGYDGVFPYAVQSSYGGPKGLATLVAACHRAGVALYLDLVFNHLGPEGNNTSDFGPYSNSRINTPWGHALNFDEAGAACVRRFFIDNTLYWSREFRIDGFRFDAIAQIFDSSPTHILQEINQALPDAPLHLNVAESELNANRVLTQAPCGLGFDAQWNDDFHHALIARLTGNRSAFLCDFADRSALPKVLEQGWSLNGEWSDFRQRFHGEPCRARADQLVVFSQNHDQVAGIGGGIRAGSADLPTQEVLMVVTLLSGFVPMLFQGQDFGATTPFHYFIDHSDPGLVRRVVAGRRHEQASLSHSARYLSPAAPRTWSVSRIDWREERSPSGRYLQGAVRQLTKLRAHNACFQARADRDVRVLWDGDLLAISSISGGSRGLLVAHLPDESADSSAKRELPQTLLERWLFRGRQGLRTQSGSEMTIAYQTERVSESASKFAFTKTSALVVISSGEAPQLEVD